One genomic window of Bradyrhizobium sp. B124 includes the following:
- a CDS encoding TetR/AcrR family transcriptional regulator, producing MASPPPKQTMKERILETADKLFYLQGIRAIGVDTIAAEIGISKRTLYNHFPSKDALIEAYLQRRFVQPRSSDKPPAEQILATFDSLERRFSAKDFRGCPFVNAVAELGPDDEDRTVRNIAVGFKESRRVWFRDLLRQLGVADAEALATQLTLLVDGSIAQDLVRDDPAMARAAKEAARVLLANAGVKVGGAAPADNKRTG from the coding sequence ATGGCTTCCCCGCCTCCCAAACAGACCATGAAAGAGCGGATCCTCGAGACCGCCGACAAACTGTTCTACCTGCAGGGCATTCGCGCCATCGGCGTCGACACCATCGCGGCCGAGATCGGCATCAGCAAACGCACCCTCTACAATCACTTCCCGTCGAAGGACGCGCTGATCGAGGCCTATCTGCAGCGCCGCTTCGTGCAGCCCCGCTCCTCCGACAAGCCGCCGGCCGAGCAGATTCTCGCAACCTTCGATTCGCTGGAGCGGCGCTTCTCGGCGAAGGATTTTCGCGGCTGTCCTTTCGTGAACGCGGTCGCCGAGCTCGGGCCGGACGACGAGGACCGCACCGTGCGCAATATCGCCGTGGGCTTCAAGGAAAGCCGCCGGGTCTGGTTTCGCGATCTGCTGCGGCAGCTCGGCGTCGCGGATGCCGAGGCACTTGCGACCCAGCTCACGCTCTTGGTCGACGGCTCGATCGCGCAGGACCTAGTGCGCGACGATCCGGCCATGGCGCGCGCGGCCAAGGAAGCCGCCCGTGTGCTGCTGGCGAATGCGGGGGTCAAGGTCGGCGGCGCCGCGCCTGCGGACAACAAGCGCACTGGATAA
- a CDS encoding serine hydrolase domain-containing protein, whose product MEYLKVTATGYDFTPARAAMQRYIDNNLLSGISWSVLVGRDIADTGCVGWADKEAQTPLRTDHIFRVFSNTKLITSCAALLLFEDGRFQLDDPIEKFIPQLRNRKVLLKGATSIDQTEPAKSSITIRQLLSHSAGLSYGFFDPGTVIFKALNERGVHNPNTTLAEMVDVLADLPLIYQPGTSWEYSLAIDVVARLVEVVSGQTFDKFIKARILDPLGMVDTGFVVPEKDHGRLVAYYAGADLMEPMKPGLTRTDDAPFPGAYRRPVARLNGGGGLVSTMPDMVALIRSLLPGGPTLLKPDTIAMMMSNQLPEGQWIRFAMMGEQPGKAHGLAGGLILNPSPIDHPDAAGEFYWGGVAGTQWWISPKTGMAGVMMAQRQMAFVHPFSFEFKRLAYDAVKRGR is encoded by the coding sequence ATGGAATATCTGAAGGTGACGGCCACCGGCTACGATTTCACGCCGGCGCGCGCCGCCATGCAGCGCTATATCGACAACAATCTGCTGTCCGGAATCTCCTGGTCGGTTCTGGTCGGGCGCGACATCGCCGACACGGGCTGCGTCGGATGGGCCGACAAGGAAGCGCAGACCCCGCTGCGCACCGACCACATCTTCCGGGTCTTCTCCAACACCAAGCTGATCACTTCCTGCGCGGCGCTATTGCTGTTCGAGGATGGCCGCTTCCAGCTCGACGATCCGATCGAGAAATTCATCCCGCAGCTCCGCAACCGCAAGGTCCTGCTGAAAGGCGCGACGTCGATCGATCAAACCGAGCCCGCGAAGAGTTCGATCACCATCCGCCAATTGCTCAGCCACAGCGCCGGCTTGAGCTACGGTTTCTTCGATCCCGGCACCGTCATTTTCAAGGCGCTCAACGAGCGCGGCGTGCACAATCCCAATACGACCCTGGCTGAAATGGTCGACGTACTGGCCGATTTGCCGCTGATCTATCAGCCGGGCACGTCGTGGGAATATTCGCTCGCGATCGACGTGGTGGCACGCCTGGTGGAAGTCGTCAGCGGCCAGACCTTCGACAAGTTCATCAAGGCGCGCATCCTCGATCCGCTCGGCATGGTCGATACCGGCTTCGTCGTTCCGGAAAAAGATCACGGCCGCCTTGTCGCGTACTACGCAGGTGCCGATCTGATGGAGCCGATGAAGCCGGGCCTCACCCGCACCGACGATGCGCCCTTCCCCGGCGCCTATCGGCGCCCGGTCGCAAGGCTCAATGGCGGCGGCGGGCTGGTGTCGACGATGCCCGACATGGTCGCGTTGATCCGCAGCCTGCTGCCCGGCGGACCGACGCTGCTGAAGCCGGACACGATCGCAATGATGATGTCCAACCAGCTGCCCGAAGGACAGTGGATCCGCTTCGCGATGATGGGCGAGCAACCCGGCAAGGCCCACGGACTTGCCGGCGGCCTGATCCTCAACCCGTCGCCGATCGATCATCCCGACGCGGCCGGCGAGTTCTACTGGGGCGGCGTCGCGGGCACACAGTGGTGGATTTCGCCCAAAACCGGCATGGCCGGCGTGATGATGGCGCAGCGCCAGATGGCGTTCGTCCATCCGTTCTCATTCGAGTTCAAGCGGCTGGCCTATGACGCGGTGAAGCGCGGGCGTTAA
- a CDS encoding PleD family two-component system response regulator — protein sequence MSARILVVDDVPANVKLLEARLSAEYFDVLTASNGTEALDICARAECDIILLDVMMPDMDGFEVCRRLKSNPATHFIPVVIVTALDSPADRVRGLEAGADDFLTKPVSDVVLIARVRSLTRLKMMTDELRMRAITSLEIGMQAPERSAIADRGTGGRILLVDDRPSSYEKLAPILSAEHTVDVETNPAEALFHAAEGNYDLLIVSLSLDNFDGLRLCSQARSLERTRQVPILAVSDADNNARLMRGLEIGVNDYLLRPVDKNELLARARTQIRRRRYTDHLRDNVQNSIEMAITDALTGLNNRRYMESHLATLAEQASIRGKPLALMILDIDYFKAINDTYGHDAGDDVLREFAVRIRKSIRGIDLACRYGGEEFVIVMPETDLHVAGMVAERLRRSIAGEPFAVEKGGKRITVTISIGLTTLERKGEQVTDVLKRADTALYRAKHDGRNRVVSAAA from the coding sequence ATGTCCGCGCGTATCCTCGTCGTCGATGATGTTCCGGCGAACGTCAAGCTGTTGGAAGCCCGGCTGTCAGCCGAATATTTCGATGTGCTGACCGCTTCCAACGGGACCGAGGCGCTGGACATCTGCGCGCGCGCCGAATGCGACATCATCCTGCTCGACGTCATGATGCCCGATATGGACGGCTTCGAGGTCTGCCGCCGCCTGAAGTCGAATCCGGCGACCCACTTCATTCCCGTCGTCATCGTCACCGCGCTCGACAGTCCCGCCGATCGCGTGCGCGGCCTCGAGGCCGGCGCCGATGATTTCCTGACCAAACCGGTGTCCGACGTCGTGCTGATCGCGCGCGTGCGCTCGCTGACGCGGCTGAAGATGATGACCGATGAGCTGCGCATGCGCGCCATCACCTCGCTCGAGATCGGCATGCAGGCGCCCGAGCGCAGCGCGATCGCCGACCGGGGCACGGGCGGCCGCATCTTGCTGGTCGATGACCGGCCGTCGTCCTACGAGAAGCTGGCGCCGATCCTCTCCGCCGAGCACACCGTCGACGTCGAAACCAATCCAGCGGAAGCCTTGTTCCACGCCGCCGAGGGCAATTACGACCTCCTGATCGTGTCGCTCAGCCTCGACAATTTTGACGGCCTGCGGCTGTGCAGCCAGGCCCGCTCGCTGGAGCGTACGCGCCAGGTGCCGATCCTCGCGGTCTCGGATGCCGACAACAACGCGCGGCTGATGCGCGGGCTTGAGATCGGCGTCAACGACTACCTGCTGCGTCCGGTCGACAAGAACGAACTGCTGGCGCGGGCGCGCACCCAGATCCGCCGCCGCCGCTACACCGATCATCTGCGCGACAACGTGCAGAACTCGATCGAGATGGCGATCACGGATGCGCTGACCGGCCTCAATAACCGGCGCTACATGGAGAGCCACCTCGCGACCTTGGCGGAGCAGGCTTCGATCCGAGGCAAGCCGCTGGCGCTGATGATCCTCGACATCGACTACTTCAAGGCGATCAACGACACCTACGGCCATGACGCCGGCGACGACGTGCTGCGCGAATTCGCCGTTCGCATCCGCAAGTCGATCCGCGGCATCGATCTCGCCTGCCGCTATGGCGGCGAGGAGTTCGTGATCGTGATGCCGGAGACCGATCTGCATGTCGCCGGCATGGTCGCCGAGCGGCTGCGCCGCTCGATCGCGGGCGAGCCGTTTGCCGTCGAGAAGGGCGGCAAGCGGATCACGGTCACGATCTCGATCGGGCTCACCACGCTGGAGCGCAAGGGCGAGCAGGTCACCGACGTGCTCAAGCGCGCCGACACCGCGCTCTATCGCGCCAAGCACGACGGCCGCAACCGCGTGGTCTCGGCGGCGGCGTAG
- a CDS encoding response regulator produces MAKTVLIVEDNELNMKLFRDLLEAHGYQTSGTSNGFEALDLVRKLRPDLILMDIQLPQVSGLEVTRWIKDDPELRTIPVVAVTAFAMKGDEERIREGGCEAYLSKPISVGKFIETVRRFIG; encoded by the coding sequence ATGGCCAAAACCGTCCTGATCGTGGAGGACAACGAGCTCAATATGAAGCTCTTTCGCGATCTGTTGGAGGCGCATGGCTATCAGACTTCGGGCACCAGCAATGGCTTCGAAGCGCTCGATCTCGTCCGCAAGCTGCGTCCCGATCTCATCCTGATGGATATTCAACTGCCCCAGGTCTCCGGCCTGGAGGTCACGCGCTGGATCAAGGACGATCCCGAGCTGCGCACGATTCCGGTGGTCGCGGTCACCGCCTTCGCCATGAAGGGCGACGAAGAACGCATCCGCGAGGGCGGCTGCGAAGCCTATTTGTCCAAGCCGATCTCGGTCGGCAAATTTATTGAGACTGTCCGACGCTTTATCGGATAG
- a CDS encoding DUF3572 domain-containing protein, with product MKKPVHNPREVAEIVAIQALGFIAGDPERLGLFLAETGIGPETLRNAASNPQFLASVLDFVMRDDATVKAFAAASELHPTNIAAAHQVLGDPKWERDVP from the coding sequence TTGAAAAAGCCTGTTCACAACCCCCGGGAAGTCGCTGAAATCGTTGCGATTCAGGCGCTCGGCTTCATTGCCGGCGATCCCGAGCGGCTGGGCTTGTTCCTGGCCGAAACCGGAATCGGTCCGGAGACGCTGCGGAACGCTGCGTCCAATCCTCAATTTCTTGCGAGCGTGCTCGATTTCGTGATGCGCGACGATGCCACCGTGAAGGCGTTCGCCGCGGCCTCCGAACTGCACCCGACCAACATCGCTGCCGCCCACCAGGTGCTGGGCGACCCGAAATGGGAGCGCGACGTGCCGTGA
- a CDS encoding DNA polymerase IV produces MGARRAVTTAAPAPDGPLSFCRDCLGDLDIKVKRCSHCGSPRLVRHRTLPALALAHIDCDAFYATVEKRDNPDIADRPVIIGGGKRGVVSAACYIARTYGVRSAMPMFKALELCPDATVIPPDMAKYVRVGREVRQAMQALTPLVEPLSIDEAFLDLSGTQRVHGMIPAKVLAKFARDVEREVGITVSVGLSCNKFLAKIASDLDKPRGFATLDQDEAREMLASKPVGFIYGVGPATQEKLVQRGFRVIADLQRADENELMKQFASEGHRLWRLARGIDDRTVVPDRGAKTISSETTFETDIRDFAILEKLLWKLSEKTSARLKSSDLSGCTITLKLKTADFRQRTRSQSIQTPTQLAAKIFAVTREMLAKEIDGTAFRLMGAGVSALRPGSQANDSDMLDRRSAHAERAIDNLRKKFGNAAVIRGIVYEGPGKSAED; encoded by the coding sequence ATGGGAGCGCGACGTGCCGTGACGACGGCAGCGCCAGCTCCCGACGGCCCCCTCAGTTTCTGCCGAGACTGCCTCGGCGATCTCGATATCAAGGTGAAGCGATGCAGCCATTGTGGCTCGCCGCGGCTGGTCCGTCATCGCACCCTGCCCGCGTTGGCGCTGGCGCATATCGACTGCGACGCGTTCTATGCCACCGTCGAGAAGCGCGACAATCCTGACATCGCCGACCGCCCCGTCATCATCGGCGGCGGCAAGCGCGGCGTGGTGTCGGCTGCCTGCTACATCGCCCGCACCTACGGCGTCCGCTCGGCGATGCCGATGTTCAAGGCGTTGGAACTCTGCCCGGATGCTACCGTGATCCCGCCCGACATGGCGAAATATGTCCGGGTCGGGCGCGAGGTGCGCCAGGCGATGCAGGCGCTGACGCCGCTGGTCGAGCCGCTGTCGATCGACGAAGCCTTCCTCGATCTCTCCGGCACGCAGCGTGTCCACGGCATGATACCGGCCAAGGTGCTCGCCAAGTTCGCCCGCGACGTCGAGCGCGAGGTCGGCATCACGGTGTCGGTCGGGCTGTCCTGCAACAAGTTCCTCGCCAAGATCGCCTCCGACCTCGACAAGCCGAGGGGATTTGCCACGCTCGACCAGGACGAGGCGCGCGAGATGCTGGCCAGCAAGCCGGTCGGCTTCATCTACGGCGTTGGCCCTGCGACGCAGGAGAAACTCGTGCAGCGCGGCTTCCGCGTCATCGCCGACCTGCAACGCGCCGACGAGAATGAGCTGATGAAGCAGTTCGCGAGCGAAGGCCACAGGCTGTGGCGGCTGGCGCGCGGCATCGACGACCGCACGGTGGTGCCCGATCGCGGTGCCAAGACGATCTCGAGCGAGACCACCTTCGAGACCGACATCCGCGATTTTGCAATCCTGGAAAAACTGCTCTGGAAGCTGTCGGAGAAGACCTCGGCGCGGCTGAAGAGCAGCGACCTCTCAGGCTGCACCATCACGCTGAAGCTGAAGACCGCTGATTTCCGCCAGCGCACCCGTTCACAATCGATCCAGACGCCGACCCAATTGGCCGCAAAGATCTTTGCGGTGACGCGCGAGATGCTGGCCAAGGAGATCGACGGCACCGCCTTCCGCCTGATGGGCGCCGGTGTCAGCGCGCTGCGCCCGGGCTCCCAGGCCAACGATTCCGACATGCTCGACCGCCGCTCGGCACACGCCGAACGCGCGATCGACAATCTGCGCAAGAAGTTCGGCAACGCCGCCGTGATCCGGGGTATTGTCTATGAGGGGCCGGGGAAGAGCGCGGAGGACTAG
- a CDS encoding RidA family protein → MSKSDHLRPSGLHHNPAYSHVVVASGARTIYISGQVSVDEEGRVVGAGDLAAQTTQVMQNLGMALKAAGASYSNIVKITTFVVGYRPELRPIIGKARSAFFEGMEPPASTLVGVTALAAPEWLIEIEAVAVAD, encoded by the coding sequence ATGAGCAAATCAGACCATCTGCGCCCCAGCGGCCTGCATCACAATCCGGCTTACTCCCACGTCGTCGTCGCGTCGGGCGCGCGCACGATCTACATTTCGGGACAGGTGTCGGTCGACGAGGAGGGACGGGTGGTCGGCGCCGGCGATCTCGCCGCGCAGACGACGCAGGTGATGCAGAACCTCGGCATGGCGCTGAAAGCCGCCGGAGCGAGCTATTCCAACATCGTCAAGATCACGACCTTCGTCGTCGGCTACAGACCGGAGCTTCGCCCGATCATCGGCAAGGCGCGTTCGGCATTCTTCGAGGGCATGGAGCCGCCGGCCTCCACGCTCGTCGGCGTCACCGCGCTTGCGGCGCCGGAATGGCTGATCGAGATCGAGGCGGTAGCCGTCGCGGATTGA